One region of Streptomyces sp. CG4 genomic DNA includes:
- a CDS encoding NAD-glutamate dehydrogenase, whose translation MQTKLDEAKAELLERAARVAENSPVGGHLPTGTAGEGSPGTPDSESVLAFLQRYYLHTAPEDLADRDPVDVFGAALSHYRLAENRPQGTANVRVHTPTVEENGWTCSHSVVEVVTDDMPFLVDSVTNELTRRGRGIHVVVHPQFVVRRDLTGKLIEVLPTSSSDDLPHDAHFESWIHVEIDRETDRADLKQITADLLRVLSDVREAVEDWEKMREAATRIGTDLASEPVPGDLPRPEVEEARELLRWLADDHFTFLGYREYQLRDDDTLAAVPGTGLGILRSDPQHAEDDQHPVSPSFERLTADARAKAREHKLLVLTKANSRATVHRPSYLDYVGVKKFDADGNVVGERRFLGLFSSAAYTESVRRVPVIRRKVDEVLHRAGFSPNSHDGRDLLQIMETYPRDELFQTPVAELQSIVTSVLYLQERRRLRLYLRQDEYGRYYSALVYLPRDRYTTGVRLRIIDILKEELGGVSVDFTAWNTESILSRLHFVVRVPPGTELPELSDADKDRIEARLVEAARSWADAFAEALTAECGEERAAEVLRRYNHAFPEGYKADHTPRAAVADLVHLEQLSEDKTFSLSLYEPVGAGPEERRFKIYQKGGSVSLSHVLPVLSRLGVEVTDERPYELRCSDRTTAWIYDFGLRVPKAAGGGEYLGGDARERFQEAFAATWTGKAENDGFNALVLSAGLSWRQAMVLRAYAKYLRQAGSTFSQDYMEDTLRNNVHTTRLLVSLFEARMSPDRQKAGLEITDALLEELDAALDQVASLDEDRILRSFLTVIKATLRTNFFQEKVDGRPHDYVSMKFDPQAIPDLPAPRPAYEIWVYSPRVEGVHLRFGKVARGGLRWSDRREDFRTEILGLVKAQMVKNTVIVPVGAKGGFVAKQLPDPGKDRDAWLAEGIASYKTFISALLDITDNMVAGEVVPPQDVVRHDGDDTYLVVAADKGTATFSDIANDVANMYNFWLGDAFASGGSAGYDHKGMGITARGAWESVKRHFRELGVDTQTEDFTVVGIGDMSGDVFGNGMLLSEHIRLVAAFDHRHIFIDPTPDAATSYAERRRLFELPRSSWADYNTELLSAGGGIFPRSAKSIPVNAHIREALGIEGKVAKMTPADLMKAILQSPVDLLWNGGIGTYVKASAESNADVGDKANDAIRVDGKDLRVKVVGEGGNLGLTQLGRIEFALHGGKINTDAIDNSAGVDTSDHEVNIKILLNGLVGDGDMTVKQRNKLLAEMTDEVGALVLRNNYAQNTALANALFQAKDMLHAQQRFLRHLVREGHLDRALEFLPTDRQIRERLGQGQGLTGPETAVVLAYTKITVAEELLATSLPDDPYLRSLLHAYFPTALRERFAEAIDNHPLRREITMTVLVNDTVNTGGTTYLHRLREETGASLEEIVRAQTAARAIFSSAPVWDAVEELDNKVDAAVQTRIRLHSRRLVERGTRWLLNNRPQPLELAKTVEFFAERVERVWQELPKLLRGADLEWYQHVYDELSAAGVPDELATRVAGFSSAFPALDIVSVADRMGKEPLDVAEIYYDLADRLNITQLMDRIIELPRADRWQSMARASIREDLYAAHAALTADVFAAGNGTSTPEQRFTSWEQKNAPILSRARATLEEIRGSETFDLANLSVAMRTMRTLLRTHS comes from the coding sequence ATGCAGACCAAGCTGGACGAAGCCAAGGCCGAGCTGCTCGAGAGGGCTGCCCGGGTAGCTGAGAACAGCCCGGTCGGGGGGCACCTACCGACCGGGACCGCGGGCGAGGGCTCCCCGGGCACCCCGGACAGCGAGTCCGTACTCGCGTTCCTCCAGCGCTACTACCTGCACACCGCACCGGAAGACCTTGCCGACCGCGACCCGGTCGATGTCTTCGGCGCCGCGCTCTCGCACTACCGTCTGGCCGAGAACCGCCCCCAGGGCACGGCGAACGTACGGGTCCACACCCCGACCGTGGAGGAGAACGGGTGGACCTGCAGCCACTCGGTCGTGGAAGTCGTCACCGACGACATGCCCTTCCTCGTCGACTCGGTCACCAATGAGCTGACCCGGCGCGGGCGCGGCATCCATGTCGTCGTCCACCCGCAGTTCGTCGTCCGGCGCGACCTGACCGGCAAGCTGATCGAGGTCCTGCCGACCTCGTCGAGCGACGACCTGCCGCACGACGCGCACTTCGAGTCCTGGATCCACGTAGAGATCGACCGGGAGACCGACCGCGCCGATCTGAAGCAGATCACGGCCGATCTGCTGCGCGTCCTCTCCGACGTCCGCGAGGCCGTCGAGGACTGGGAGAAGATGCGGGAGGCGGCGACCCGGATCGGCACCGATCTGGCGAGCGAGCCCGTCCCGGGCGACCTGCCCCGGCCCGAGGTCGAGGAGGCCCGCGAGCTGCTGCGCTGGCTGGCCGACGACCACTTCACCTTCCTCGGCTACCGCGAGTACCAGCTGCGCGACGACGACACGCTCGCCGCCGTGCCCGGCACCGGCCTCGGCATCCTGCGCTCCGACCCGCAGCACGCCGAGGACGACCAGCACCCGGTCAGCCCCTCCTTCGAGCGGCTGACGGCCGACGCCCGCGCCAAGGCCCGCGAGCACAAGCTGCTCGTGCTGACCAAGGCCAACAGCCGGGCCACCGTGCACCGGCCGTCGTACCTGGACTACGTCGGCGTCAAGAAGTTCGACGCGGACGGGAATGTGGTGGGGGAGCGGCGGTTCCTCGGACTGTTCTCCTCCGCCGCGTACACGGAGTCCGTGCGCCGGGTGCCCGTCATCCGCCGCAAGGTCGACGAGGTGCTGCACCGCGCCGGGTTCTCGCCCAACAGCCACGACGGCCGCGACCTGCTGCAGATCATGGAGACGTACCCGCGCGACGAGCTGTTCCAGACGCCCGTCGCCGAACTGCAGTCCATCGTCACGAGCGTCCTGTACCTGCAGGAGCGGCGGCGGCTGCGGCTCTACCTGCGCCAGGACGAGTACGGGCGCTACTACTCGGCGCTCGTCTACCTCCCGCGCGACCGCTACACCACCGGTGTCCGGCTGCGGATCATCGACATCCTGAAGGAGGAGCTCGGCGGGGTCAGCGTCGACTTCACCGCCTGGAACACCGAGTCGATCCTCTCCCGGCTGCACTTCGTCGTGCGCGTCCCGCCGGGCACCGAGCTGCCCGAGCTGTCCGACGCCGACAAGGACCGTATCGAGGCCCGCCTGGTCGAGGCCGCCCGCTCCTGGGCCGACGCGTTCGCCGAGGCGCTGACCGCCGAGTGCGGCGAGGAGCGCGCGGCCGAGGTGCTGCGCCGCTACAACCACGCCTTCCCCGAGGGCTACAAGGCCGACCACACCCCGCGCGCCGCGGTCGCCGACCTGGTCCATCTGGAGCAGCTCAGCGAGGACAAGACCTTCAGCCTGAGCCTGTACGAGCCGGTGGGCGCGGGTCCCGAGGAGCGCCGGTTCAAGATCTACCAGAAGGGCGGCTCGGTCTCCCTCTCGCACGTGCTGCCGGTGCTCAGCCGGCTCGGCGTCGAGGTCACCGACGAGCGGCCGTACGAGCTGCGCTGCTCGGACCGCACCACCGCCTGGATCTACGACTTCGGTCTGCGGGTGCCGAAGGCGGCAGGCGGCGGGGAGTACCTCGGCGGCGACGCCCGCGAGCGCTTCCAGGAGGCCTTCGCCGCCACCTGGACCGGCAAGGCGGAGAACGACGGCTTCAACGCCCTGGTGCTGAGCGCCGGGCTGAGCTGGCGGCAGGCGATGGTGCTGCGCGCCTACGCCAAGTACCTGCGGCAGGCCGGTTCGACCTTCTCGCAGGACTACATGGAGGACACCCTCCGCAACAACGTCCACACCACCCGGCTGCTGGTCTCGCTGTTCGAGGCGCGGATGTCCCCGGACCGGCAGAAGGCCGGACTGGAGATCACGGACGCCCTGCTGGAGGAGCTGGACGCGGCCCTGGACCAGGTGGCCAGCCTGGACGAGGACCGGATCCTCAGGTCCTTCCTGACCGTCATCAAGGCGACGCTGCGCACGAACTTCTTCCAGGAGAAGGTCGACGGCAGGCCGCACGACTACGTCTCCATGAAGTTCGACCCGCAGGCCATCCCGGACCTCCCGGCGCCCCGCCCGGCGTACGAGATCTGGGTGTACTCGCCGCGTGTCGAGGGCGTGCACCTGCGCTTCGGCAAGGTCGCGCGCGGCGGTCTGCGCTGGTCGGACCGGCGTGAGGACTTCCGCACGGAGATCCTCGGCCTGGTCAAGGCGCAGATGGTGAAGAACACCGTCATCGTGCCGGTCGGCGCCAAGGGCGGCTTCGTCGCCAAGCAGCTGCCGGACCCGGGCAAGGACCGCGACGCGTGGCTGGCCGAGGGCATCGCCAGCTACAAGACGTTCATCTCGGCGCTGCTCGACATCACCGACAACATGGTCGCCGGCGAGGTCGTGCCGCCGCAGGACGTGGTCCGGCACGACGGGGACGACACCTACCTGGTCGTCGCCGCCGACAAGGGCACCGCGACCTTCTCCGACATCGCCAACGACGTCGCGAACATGTACAACTTCTGGCTCGGCGACGCCTTCGCCTCCGGCGGCTCGGCCGGCTACGACCACAAGGGCATGGGCATCACCGCCCGCGGTGCCTGGGAGTCCGTGAAGCGGCACTTCCGTGAGCTGGGCGTGGACACGCAGACCGAGGACTTCACGGTCGTCGGCATCGGTGACATGTCCGGTGACGTGTTCGGCAACGGCATGCTGCTCTCCGAGCACATCCGCCTGGTCGCCGCCTTCGACCACCGGCACATCTTCATCGACCCGACCCCGGATGCGGCCACCTCGTACGCCGAGCGCCGTCGGCTGTTCGAGCTGCCCCGCTCCAGCTGGGCCGACTACAACACCGAGCTGCTGTCGGCGGGCGGCGGGATCTTCCCGCGCAGCGCCAAGTCGATCCCGGTCAACGCCCACATCCGCGAGGCCCTCGGCATCGAGGGCAAGGTCGCCAAGATGACGCCGGCCGACCTGATGAAGGCGATCCTGCAGTCGCCGGTGGACCTGCTGTGGAACGGCGGCATCGGCACGTACGTGAAGGCGTCGGCGGAGTCGAACGCGGACGTCGGCGACAAGGCCAACGACGCCATCCGCGTCGACGGCAAGGACCTCAGGGTCAAGGTCGTCGGCGAGGGCGGCAACCTGGGCCTGACCCAGCTCGGCCGGATCGAGTTCGCTCTGCACGGCGGCAAGATCAACACCGACGCGATCGACAACAGCGCCGGCGTGGACACCTCCGACCACGAGGTGAACATCAAGATCCTGCTGAACGGTCTGGTCGGGGACGGCGACATGACCGTCAAGCAGCGCAACAAGCTGCTTGCCGAGATGACCGACGAGGTCGGTGCGCTGGTCCTGCGCAACAACTACGCGCAGAACACCGCCCTGGCCAACGCCCTGTTCCAAGCCAAGGACATGCTCCACGCCCAGCAGCGGTTCCTGCGCCACCTGGTGCGTGAGGGCCATCTGGACCGGGCGCTGGAGTTCCTGCCGACCGACCGTCAGATCCGCGAGCGTCTCGGCCAGGGCCAGGGCCTGACCGGCCCGGAGACCGCCGTCGTCCTGGCGTACACGAAGATCACGGTCGCCGAGGAGCTGCTGGCCACCTCCCTGCCCGACGACCCGTACCTGCGCAGCCTGCTGCACGCCTACTTCCCGACGGCGCTGCGCGAGCGGTTCGCCGAGGCGATCGACAACCACCCGCTGCGCCGCGAGATCACCATGACGGTGCTGGTCAACGACACCGTCAACACGGGCGGTACGACGTATCTGCACCGGCTGCGCGAGGAGACCGGCGCCTCCCTGGAGGAGATCGTCCGGGCCCAGACCGCGGCCCGCGCGATCTTCAGCTCGGCCCCGGTGTGGGACGCGGTGGAGGAACTGGACAACAAGGTCGACGCGGCCGTCCAGACCCGGATCCGGCTGCACTCGCGCCGGCTCGTCGAGCGCGGCACGCGCTGGCTGCTCAACAACCGGCCGCAGCCGCTGGAGCTCGCCAAGACGGTCGAGTTCTTCGCCGAGCGGGTCGAGCGGGTCTGGCAGGAGCTGCCGAAGCTGCTGCGCGGCGCGGATCTGGAGTGGTACCAGCACGTGTATGACGAGCTGTCCGCGGCCGGCGTCCCGGACGAGCTCGCCACGCGCGTGGCCGGGTTCTCCTCCGCCTTCCCGGCGCTCGACATCGTGTCGGTGGCCGACCGCATGGGCAAGGAGCCGCTCGACGTCGCCGAGATCTACTACGACCTCGCCGACCGGCTCAACATCACCCAGCTGATGGACCGCATCATCGAGCTGCCCCGCGCCGACCGCTGGCAGTCCATGGCCCGCGCCTCCATCCGCGAGGATCTGTACGCGGCGCACGCGGCGCTCACCGCGGACGTCTTCGCGGCCGGCAACGGCACCTCCACTCCGGAGCAGCGCTTCACGTCCTGGGAGCAGAAGAACGCGCCCATCCTGAGCCGGGCGCGCGCCACCCTGGAGGAGATCCGCGGCTCGGAGACGTTCGACCTCGCCAACCTCTCGGTGGCGATGCGCACGATGCGGACGCTGCTGCGCACGCACTCGTAG
- a CDS encoding GtrA family protein → MTVDLIEPRPAAPPAPAPARPVTRVALEVVKFGIVGGSGVVVNFLVFNLLLRGLGWQAMTANVLASCVAMGTNYLGFRFFTYRDRTSRTRSQIILFFVFSGLGVVMETGLFWVGYHGLGLHSVLESNVVKAASVVLASTFRFLVYRTWVFQQDAHRTV, encoded by the coding sequence GTGACTGTTGACCTCATCGAGCCCCGCCCGGCAGCACCCCCCGCGCCGGCTCCGGCCAGACCCGTCACACGCGTCGCGCTGGAGGTCGTGAAGTTCGGGATCGTCGGGGGCAGCGGTGTCGTCGTCAATTTCCTGGTCTTCAACCTGCTGCTGCGCGGTCTGGGCTGGCAGGCGATGACGGCGAACGTCCTGGCCAGCTGTGTCGCGATGGGGACCAATTACCTGGGCTTCCGTTTTTTCACCTATCGTGACCGGACCTCGCGCACCCGTAGCCAGATCATCCTGTTCTTCGTCTTCAGCGGCCTCGGTGTCGTCATGGAAACCGGCCTCTTCTGGGTGGGGTACCACGGTCTCGGCCTGCACAGTGTGCTGGAATCGAACGTGGTGAAGGCGGCGTCGGTCGTGCTCGCCTCCACCTTCCGTTTTCTCGTCTACCGCACGTGGGTGTTTCAGCAGGATGCGCATCGCACCGTCTGA
- a CDS encoding glycosyltransferase family 2 protein — translation MTTTTSTIPDVTVTVIVFNDAERLPRAVESLRAQTHANIEIIISDDHSTDDTPTVARRLEAQDDRVRYLRLPENSGGCSAPRNRAIDIARAPYLMFLDSDDELPPNAVELLLAAHRERDVDFTMGAVRRVRVDNGRRTTWMPHLVAERRTVEGIEADPRLLFEHLSTSKMYTRAFLDRHELRFPEGIHYEDQLFSAQAYCLAKAFTIIPDPVYMWYIDPFAAAASASISNQRHKVQNVQDRVNVQRMIDDFLVESGHAGLREDKDYKFLKHDFRMYAGDLPYRDEEWLQAFADIMNPYLDTLSPGAYSRLPRAERVVLELLRDGRLEDLRLAARGLGHGVAPRQVTADASGVPYWGDSVPSTERARGELNVSDLELDTRPFPSAQFRHEITELTPGPGASLTLAIRTYDPGLRLPVGPQRASLLLSPGNRRMTVPFRLNPIRPGLFEGEVRLDLTEAPLPLQGFAGVRHPLIRLQQQGLSNSGLLLAPLSFPTLTARIEYRSGVAPHELTIEPESRNPGRLQLRWRPVGVTARVIRPVVQRVARPKVRKAAKLLSSVLR, via the coding sequence ATGACGACCACGACCTCGACGATCCCTGACGTCACGGTCACGGTCATCGTCTTCAACGACGCGGAGCGCCTGCCCCGTGCCGTGGAGTCGCTGCGCGCGCAGACGCACGCGAACATCGAGATCATCATCAGTGACGACCACTCCACGGACGACACGCCGACGGTGGCGCGTCGGCTGGAGGCGCAGGACGACCGCGTCCGCTATCTCCGTCTCCCGGAGAACAGCGGCGGCTGCAGCGCCCCGCGCAACCGGGCCATCGACATCGCCCGCGCGCCGTATCTGATGTTCCTCGACAGCGACGACGAACTCCCGCCGAACGCGGTCGAGTTGCTGCTCGCCGCGCACCGCGAGCGCGACGTCGACTTCACCATGGGCGCGGTACGACGGGTACGGGTGGACAACGGCCGCCGTACGACGTGGATGCCGCACCTGGTGGCCGAGCGCCGCACGGTCGAGGGCATCGAGGCGGACCCGCGGCTGCTCTTCGAGCACCTGTCGACGAGCAAGATGTACACCCGCGCCTTCCTGGACCGGCACGAACTCCGTTTCCCGGAGGGCATCCACTACGAGGACCAGCTCTTCTCGGCGCAGGCGTACTGCCTCGCGAAGGCGTTCACGATCATCCCGGATCCGGTGTACATGTGGTACATCGACCCGTTCGCGGCCGCCGCCTCGGCGTCCATCTCCAACCAGCGGCACAAGGTCCAGAACGTGCAGGACCGGGTCAACGTCCAGCGCATGATCGACGACTTCCTGGTGGAGAGCGGACACGCGGGGCTGCGCGAGGACAAGGACTACAAGTTCCTCAAGCACGACTTCCGGATGTACGCCGGCGACCTGCCCTACCGCGACGAGGAATGGCTGCAGGCGTTCGCGGACATCATGAACCCCTACCTGGACACCCTGTCCCCCGGCGCGTACTCCCGCCTGCCCCGTGCGGAGCGGGTGGTCCTGGAGCTGCTGCGGGACGGCCGGCTGGAGGATCTCCGGCTCGCGGCGCGCGGGCTCGGGCACGGGGTGGCGCCGCGGCAGGTCACGGCCGACGCGTCCGGAGTGCCGTACTGGGGCGACAGCGTGCCGTCCACCGAGCGCGCCCGCGGCGAACTGAACGTATCGGACCTGGAGTTGGACACGCGTCCGTTCCCGAGCGCGCAGTTCCGCCACGAGATCACGGAGCTGACGCCCGGTCCCGGTGCCTCGCTCACCCTGGCGATCCGCACCTACGACCCGGGCCTGCGCCTGCCGGTCGGCCCGCAGCGTGCCAGCCTGCTCCTGTCCCCCGGCAACCGCCGGATGACGGTGCCCTTCCGCCTGAACCCGATCCGTCCCGGTCTCTTCGAGGGCGAGGTCCGCCTGGACCTGACCGAGGCCCCGCTCCCCCTCCAGGGTTTCGCGGGCGTACGGCACCCCCTGATCCGGCTCCAGCAGCAGGGCCTGTCCAACTCCGGCCTTCTGCTGGCCCCGCTGTCCTTCCCCACGCTCACGGCCCGCATCGAGTACCGCTCCGGCGTGGCCCCGCACGAGCTGACCATCGAACCGGAGAGCCGCAACCCCGGCCGCCTGCAGTTGCGCTGGCGCCCGGTGGGCGTCACGGCCCGCGTGATCCGTCCGGTGGTCCAGCGGGTGGCCCGCCCGAAGGTCCGCAAGGCGGCGAAGCTGCTGTCCAGCGTGCTCAGGTAG
- a CDS encoding CDP-glycerol glycerophosphotransferase family protein gives MPQLSVIVYGPNAQGHLTELLDSLEAHPLSDAEVIVAAVGDWAREAAAGHAPETIVVPLPDGTGDAAARAAGAARATGRWLHFVHAKDSLPAGTPRLIVERTAELDAADAEGTPGATGAAVDVLLLDHVATTWQTAAKPSRDGRLLAAVGREGLPLDDSADLLRLTPLLGNRAVRTDFWRAHEERLTTDDEPYAAQAALLRAGRVACLNQVAYEHRELRPESLPPRAPEDRFALIERYESLLALAKDRRAARVVVYDLMMRDLVRTFAGENLPDAVAREFFRRASLAAVRWRPERHERPAGVEGVRHALLEEGAYTKYRAFQAANRTRRAAKKAVRTRKKQVGAKLRDQQYHRALSRPVNPNLAVFAAYWERGVACNPAAIAAKLRELAPHIHPVWVVSKSNEALLPPGTDHVIPGTRRYWETLATAKYLVNNVNFPNAVAKRPDAIHLQTHHGTPLKRMGLDQMEHPAAAKGLDFDALLGRIDKWDYSVSANGHSTRMWERAYPARYTSLDYGYPRNDVFYSATADDVRAARERLGIPRGKTAVLYAPTHRDYEAGFTPRLDLAELADRLGENTVLLVRAHYFYGGAASPLTGLRRSGRIIDVSSYDPVEELCLAADALVTDYSSIMFDYANLDRPIVIYADDWETYRTTRGVYFDLMAEHPGQVARTQEELTEIFVSGAWRNDSAAKARAAFRRRFCEYDDGRAAERVVRRVFLGEPEESLPPVLPLEERTPAPTPEEASA, from the coding sequence ATGCCCCAACTCAGCGTCATCGTCTACGGACCGAACGCACAGGGGCATCTGACAGAGCTGCTGGATTCCCTGGAGGCCCACCCGCTCTCCGACGCCGAGGTGATCGTCGCGGCGGTCGGCGACTGGGCGCGGGAAGCCGCCGCGGGCCACGCCCCCGAGACGATCGTCGTACCGCTGCCGGACGGCACCGGTGACGCGGCGGCCCGAGCCGCCGGCGCCGCCCGCGCGACCGGCCGCTGGCTGCACTTCGTGCACGCCAAGGACAGCCTTCCGGCCGGCACCCCCCGGCTGATCGTCGAGCGCACCGCCGAACTCGACGCCGCGGACGCCGAGGGCACCCCGGGGGCCACGGGCGCCGCCGTGGACGTCCTCCTCCTCGACCACGTCGCCACCACCTGGCAGACCGCAGCCAAGCCCTCCCGCGACGGCCGCCTCCTCGCCGCCGTCGGCCGCGAGGGCCTGCCCCTGGACGACTCCGCCGACCTGCTGCGCCTCACCCCGCTGCTCGGCAACCGCGCCGTGCGCACCGACTTCTGGCGCGCGCACGAGGAGCGGCTCACCACCGACGACGAGCCGTACGCCGCCCAGGCGGCGCTGCTGCGCGCCGGCCGTGTCGCCTGCCTGAACCAGGTGGCGTACGAGCACCGCGAGCTGCGCCCCGAGAGCCTGCCGCCGCGCGCCCCCGAGGACCGCTTCGCGCTGATCGAGCGCTACGAGTCACTGCTCGCGCTCGCCAAGGACCGCCGCGCCGCCCGCGTGGTGGTGTACGACCTGATGATGCGCGACCTCGTGCGCACCTTTGCCGGCGAGAACCTGCCGGACGCGGTGGCCCGCGAGTTCTTCCGCCGGGCCTCCCTCGCCGCGGTCCGCTGGCGCCCCGAACGCCACGAGCGCCCGGCGGGCGTGGAGGGCGTACGGCACGCCCTGCTGGAGGAGGGCGCGTACACCAAGTACCGCGCGTTCCAGGCCGCCAACCGCACCCGTCGCGCCGCCAAGAAGGCCGTACGGACGCGTAAGAAGCAGGTCGGCGCCAAGCTCCGCGACCAGCAGTACCACCGCGCCCTGAGCCGCCCGGTCAACCCCAACCTGGCCGTGTTCGCCGCCTACTGGGAGCGCGGAGTGGCCTGCAACCCGGCCGCGATCGCCGCCAAGCTCCGCGAACTCGCCCCGCACATCCACCCGGTGTGGGTGGTGTCGAAGAGCAACGAGGCCCTGCTGCCGCCCGGCACCGACCATGTGATCCCCGGCACCCGCCGCTACTGGGAGACCCTGGCCACCGCCAAGTACCTCGTCAACAACGTCAACTTCCCCAACGCGGTGGCCAAGCGCCCCGACGCGATCCACCTCCAGACCCACCACGGCACCCCGCTCAAGCGCATGGGCCTGGACCAGATGGAGCACCCGGCCGCCGCCAAGGGCCTGGACTTCGACGCCCTGCTGGGCCGCATCGACAAGTGGGACTACAGCGTCAGCGCCAACGGCCACTCCACCCGCATGTGGGAGCGCGCCTACCCGGCCCGCTACACCTCGCTGGACTACGGCTACCCGCGTAACGACGTCTTCTACTCGGCCACGGCCGACGACGTCCGCGCGGCCCGCGAACGCCTCGGCATCCCGCGCGGCAAGACGGCCGTCCTGTACGCCCCGACCCACCGCGACTACGAGGCCGGCTTCACCCCGCGCCTGGACCTGGCCGAACTCGCCGACCGGCTCGGCGAGAACACGGTCCTGCTGGTCCGCGCCCACTACTTCTACGGCGGCGCGGCCTCCCCGCTGACCGGGCTGCGCCGCTCCGGCCGGATCATCGACGTCTCCTCCTACGACCCCGTCGAGGAGCTGTGCCTGGCCGCCGACGCGCTGGTCACGGACTACTCGTCGATCATGTTCGACTACGCCAACCTCGACCGCCCGATCGTCATCTACGCCGACGACTGGGAGACCTACCGGACCACCCGGGGCGTCTACTTCGACCTGATGGCCGAACATCCCGGCCAGGTCGCGCGCACCCAGGAGGAGCTGACGGAGATCTTCGTCTCCGGCGCCTGGCGCAACGACAGCGCGGCCAAGGCACGAGCCGCCTTCCGGCGCCGGTTCTGCGAGTACGACGACGGACGCGCCGCCGAACGGGTCGTACGACGGGTGTTCCTGGGCGAGCCGGAGGAATCCCTGCCCCCGGTGCTCCCGCTCGAGGAACGCACCCCCGCCCCGACCCCCGAGGAGGCCTCGGCATGA
- a CDS encoding ABC transporter ATP-binding protein, whose protein sequence is MRERRERLADAEKIPTVVCDGVDIVYRVNGTGSGRGSATAALNRILRRKQAEQAAGVRRVHAVKNVSFIAYKGEAIGLIGTNGSGKSTLLKAVAGLLPVENGHIYTHGQPSLLGVNAALMNDLTGERNVYLGGLAMGMSREQVRERYQDIVDFSGINEKGDFITLPMRTYSSGMAARLRFSIAAAKDHDVLLIDEALATGDRRFQMRSEERIRELREKAGTVFLVSHNNKSIRDTCERTIWLERGELRMDGPTEDVMKEYEAFSGDNKKAGNKKAA, encoded by the coding sequence ATGCGCGAGCGGCGCGAGCGCCTCGCCGACGCCGAGAAGATCCCCACCGTCGTCTGCGACGGCGTCGACATCGTCTACCGGGTCAACGGCACCGGCTCCGGCCGCGGCTCCGCGACCGCCGCCCTCAACCGCATCCTGCGCCGCAAGCAGGCCGAACAGGCGGCGGGCGTGCGCCGGGTGCACGCGGTGAAGAACGTGTCGTTCATCGCCTACAAGGGCGAGGCGATCGGCCTCATCGGCACCAACGGCTCCGGCAAGTCGACCCTGCTCAAGGCCGTCGCCGGCCTGCTGCCGGTGGAGAACGGCCACATCTACACCCACGGCCAGCCCTCCCTGCTCGGCGTCAACGCGGCCCTGATGAACGACCTCACCGGCGAGCGCAACGTCTACCTCGGCGGCCTCGCCATGGGCATGTCCCGCGAGCAGGTCAGGGAGCGCTACCAGGACATCGTCGACTTCTCCGGGATCAACGAGAAGGGCGACTTCATCACCCTGCCGATGCGGACGTACTCCTCCGGTATGGCCGCCCGGCTGCGCTTCTCCATCGCCGCCGCCAAGGACCACGACGTCCTGCTGATCGACGAGGCCCTGGCCACCGGCGACCGCCGGTTCCAGATGCGCTCGGAGGAACGGATCCGCGAGCTGCGCGAGAAGGCGGGCACGGTCTTCCTGGTCAGCCACAACAACAAGTCGATCCGCGACACCTGCGAGCGGACCATCTGGCTGGAGCGCGGCGAGCTGCGCATGGACGGCCCGACCGAGGACGTCATGAAGGAGTACGAGGCCTTCTCCGGCGACAACAAGAAGGCCGGCAACAAGAAGGCGGCCTAA
- a CDS encoding ABC transporter permease gives MSQVLDTPPPTRAPADDDLAALAARHGLTVSGARPTLPEYVRQLWARRHFITAFATAKLTAQYSEAKLGQIWQVMTPLLNAAVYYFIFGVLMGTKKGVPDYIPFLVTGVFVWTFTQSSIQVGTRAISGNLGLVRALHFPRAALPISFCIQQLQQLLFSMAALVVILLSLSVPISLSWLLVFPALVLQFLFNAGMAMIMARMGAKTPDIAQLMPFVLRTWMYVSGVMWSIGQLTKKDHLPQIVTILLETNPAAVYIDLMRYALIASFHAKQLPPHVWSLAVGWALVVGVGGFIYFWKAEERYGRG, from the coding sequence GTGAGCCAGGTCCTCGACACACCGCCCCCCACCCGGGCTCCGGCAGACGACGATCTCGCGGCGCTGGCCGCCCGGCACGGCCTGACGGTCAGCGGCGCGCGCCCCACCCTGCCCGAGTACGTCCGCCAGCTGTGGGCCCGGCGTCACTTCATCACCGCCTTCGCCACCGCCAAGCTCACCGCCCAGTACAGCGAGGCGAAACTCGGCCAGATCTGGCAGGTCATGACCCCGCTGCTGAACGCGGCGGTCTACTACTTCATCTTCGGTGTGCTGATGGGCACCAAGAAGGGCGTCCCGGACTACATCCCGTTCCTGGTCACGGGCGTGTTCGTGTGGACGTTCACCCAGAGTTCGATCCAGGTCGGCACCCGGGCGATCTCCGGCAACCTCGGCCTGGTGCGCGCCCTGCACTTCCCGCGCGCCGCCCTGCCGATCTCCTTCTGCATCCAGCAGCTGCAGCAACTGCTGTTCTCGATGGCCGCGCTGGTCGTCATCCTGCTCAGCCTGAGCGTGCCGATCTCCCTCTCCTGGCTGCTGGTGTTCCCCGCGCTGGTCCTCCAGTTCCTGTTCAACGCGGGCATGGCGATGATCATGGCGCGCATGGGTGCCAAGACCCCGGACATCGCCCAGCTGATGCCGTTCGTGCTGCGCACCTGGATGTACGTGTCCGGCGTGATGTGGAGCATCGGCCAGCTCACCAAGAAGGACCACCTGCCGCAGATCGTCACGATCCTGCTGGAGACCAACCCGGCCGCGGTCTACATCGACCTCATGCGGTACGCGCTGATCGCGAGCTTCCATGCCAAGCAGCTGCCCCCGCACGTGTGGTCGCTCGCCGTCGGCTGGGCCCTGGTCGTCGGTGTCGGCGGCTTCATCTACTTCTGGAAGGCAGAGGAGAGGTACGGCCGTGGCTGA